The proteins below are encoded in one region of Takifugu rubripes chromosome 1, fTakRub1.2, whole genome shotgun sequence:
- the LOC101063856 gene encoding NADPH oxidase organizer 1-like, which yields MTGDQRFVISARVIGAVQRQTPKLKTFMISVSWSDQTEVIVYRSFQDFRKFHRLLKKKFPQLNPFRKNSRLIPKFRGEARKSSLPKKGSARLVKRMKFLESYCDKLLKCEMTVTRSSEVTQFFTPKDHDLQADFTKNSIVMLLSDDLPDGSGGGKVEANNITHPFVTQTYRCVDAFETKDTKNRPFKVAVDEKLDVLIKDPGGWWLVENESKCLAWFPAPYLELWEAAEDAEAEHQRGGVLYCAVKNYTTKKEDEVSVPIGSVVEVLRKSDDGWWLIRFQGKAGYIPSMYLQPYNNPRAGLYNLRKHHSSTLNLATSRGPEMSPMYSSDTENNPQLVSGELSSIMPSRLLKAQSLDILSETWSSAHLDQDTSVNTRERSISRVSQFSSSSEFSSSSKEDHQSGSSSPDISLSLHHSNMDSESAGSLVSKDSEKSPSPPRVPPRPKTEEIMNRCTTMTRKAALATKTRLQIQRPESSHIR from the exons ATGACTGGAGACCAGCGGTTCGTGATCAGCGCACGCGTCATTGGAGCGGTCCAGAGACAAACGCCTAAACTCAAG ACGTTCATGATATCAGTCTCATGGTCTGACCAGACCGAAGTGATCGTTTACAGATCCTTCCAGGACTTCAGGAAATTCCAC AGGCTTCTGAAGAAGAAGTTCCCTCAATTGAATCCTTTCCGGAAAAATAGCAGACTGATTCCCAAATTCAGAG gTGAGGCCAGGAAAAGCAGCCTCCCAAAGAAAGGATCAGCTCGACTGGTGAAACGCATGAAGTTCCTGGAGAGTTACTGCGACAAACTACTAAAATGCGAAATGACCGTAACTCGGAGCTCAGAGGTGACGCAGTTCTTCACGCCCAAAGATCATGATTTGCAGGCAGACTTCACCAAAAACAG CATCGTGATGCTACTGTCTGATGATCTTCCTGATGGTTCCGGTGGAGGAAAGGTTGAGGCAAATAACATCACCCACCCGTTTGTCACCCAGACCTACCGCTGCGTTGATGCCTTTGAGACCAAGGATACCAAGAATCGGCCGTTCAAAGTCGCTGTAGATGAGAAGTTGGATGTCCTGATTAAAGACCCTGGTG GCTGGTGGCTGGTGGAGAATGAGAGCAAATGCTTGGCGTGGTTTCCTGCTCCTTACCTGGAGCTGTGGGAAGCAGCGGAAGATGCAGAAGCTGAACACCAGCGAGGAG GTGTCCTTTACTGTGCCGTGAAGAACTACACCACTAAAAAGGAAGATGAAGTTTCTGTGCCCATCGGCTCTGTGGTCGAGGTGCTGCGGAAGTCTGACGACGGCTGGTGGCTTATCAG GTTCCAGGGTAAGGCGGGCTACATCCCGTCTATGTACCTGCAACCATACAACAATCCACGGGCCGGCCTTTACAACCTGAGAAAGCACCACAGCTCCACCCTGAACCTggcaaccagcagggggcctgaGATGTCTCCCATGTACAGCAGCGACACAGAAAACAACCCTCAGCTGGTTTCAGGAGAACTGTCCAGCATAATGCCCAGTCGTCTTCTCAAGGCTCAGTCTCTGGACATCCTCTCTGAAACCTGGTCTTCAGCTCACCTCGATCAGGACACCTCAGTTAACACCAGGGAGCGCAGCATCTCCCGGGTGTCCCAGTTCTCCTCTAGCAGCGAGTTCTCCTCGAGCTCGAAAGAGGACCACCAAAGTGGGAGCAGCAGCCCCGATATCAGCCTCTCACTTCACCACTCAAACATGGATTCCGAGAGCGCTGGGTCTCTGGTGTCCAAAGACAGCGAGAAGTCCCCCAGTCCTCCCAGGGTGCCGCCAAGACCCAAAACAGAGGAGATCATGAACCGCTGCACCACCATGACCCGCAAGGCAGCCCTAGCCACCAAGACCCGGCTTCAGATTCAGCGGCCAGAGTCCAGCCACATTCGTTAG
- the neurl2 gene encoding neuralized-like protein 2: MEFHPIHGSNVRLDHTGTQATRVDSFANGVCFSKQPLQPGEIFLVEIEDKELGWCGHLRVGLTARDPRGFEEVPEYSIPDLTDLGDSWVFAITRNHNKVVEDSEAAGGEGGDLGRGRRLGGGEAEDDDGGGGERGRSNNKPKMFFTDSHLHIENIWIPRDKLVGRSRPGRYSHILDDLFKTNALPPTARRSRIGVIYVPKGSQLADMHIIINGEDMGASAKGIPTTQPLYAVVDVFAATKCVRIVQVEYGFSSLQTLCRKAIQKHIIHRMAIDWLELPEALKHYCKYE, encoded by the exons ATGGAGTTTCACCCCATCCACGGATCCAATGTCAGGCTGGATCACACAGGAACTCAAGCCACCCGAGTTGACAGCTTTGCTAATGGAGTGTGTTTCAGCAAACAACCGCTGCAGCCTGGGGAGATTTTCCTCGTTGAGATTGAGGATAAGGAGCTGGGCTGGTGCGGTCACCTGCGGGTTGGCCTGACGGCCAGAGACCCCAGAGGCTTCGAGGAGGTGCCAGAGTACTCCATCCCGGATCTGACGGATCTCGGGGACAGCTGGGTGTTTGCCATCACTCGCAACCACAACAAGGTCGTCGAGGAttctgaagcagcaggaggagaaggtggagatctGGGCAGGGGCAGGAGgttgggaggaggggaggctgaGGACGacgatggaggaggtggagaaagagGCCGCAGCAATAACAAACCAAAGATGTTCTTCACTGATTCCCACTTGCACATAGAGAACATTTGGATCCCCAGAGACAAGCTGGTTGGAAGGAGCAGGCCGGGACGGTACAGTCACATCCTGGACGATTTGTTCAAGACTAATGCTCTGCCCCCTACAGCCAGGCGCAGCAGGATAGGTGTGATTTATGTCCCTAAAGGAAGCCAGCTGGCAGATATGCACATTATTATTAATGGGGAGGACATGGGAGCTTCTGCCAAGGGGATCCCCACCACACAGCCTCTCTACGCTGTAGTGGACGTCTTCGCTGCCACCAAGTGTGTCCGCATTGTGCAGGTGGAGTATGGAT TTTCATCCCTGCAGACACTGTGCAGGAAGGCCATCCAGAAACACATCATCCACAGGATGGCCATCGATTGGCTGGAGCTGCCAGAGGCACTGAAACACTACTGCAAGTATGAATGA
- the LOC101065796 gene encoding methionine-R-sulfoxide reductase B1-A, with protein MSSCQFFGGEIYKDHFKPGIYVCSQCNHPLFSSRSKFPHSSPWPAFTETIREDSVTKMMETLTAFKVLCGKCGKGLGHEFINDGPEDGVSRFUIFSHSLKFVPSKGKDKQ; from the exons ATGTCTTCTTGCCAGTTTTTCGGCGGCGAAATTtacaaagatcattttaaacCAG GTATTTATGTGTGCTCCCAGTGCAACCACCCCCTGTTCTCCAGTCGCTCCAAGTTCCCCCACTCTTCTCCTTGGCCAGCTTTCACAGAAACCATCAGAGAGGACAGTGTCACCAAGATGATGGAGACTCTCACTGCTTTCAAG GTCCTTTGTGGAAAGTGTGGGAAGGGGCTGGGCCATGAGTTTATCAATGATGGCCCCGAGGATGGAGTGTCACGTTTCTGAATATTCAGCCACTCGCTCAAGTTTGTCCCCAGTAAAG GAAAAGATAAACAGTAA
- the tex2l gene encoding testis-expressed protein 2 codes for MAESGKNGDKRSSEGGEPLTPGCSPASKRHTPRGIEIHLTGTEGQWDSLDDSELIFSLDNEDDYPSISLSKERQCSVGDDGGLQSQTFHVPLSPSSPGSLGNCTKIGPSFLSPGPSSPSQRPLASLVKSLSTELELKEGSTLRPKPLLNLVKSISTELSRSEPEVSQSKSDSRLNLHLWKQLTQTKTRSSGDSRTAPPSPSSLSPSGEGLKGGFFKMELEDTKRKLSEAVHEPLSSMFSKIMREESAGSPKHQRLGAGSPKSLVQDGSVDMVLPESPVGSLRKLDGDILPVFDWPPVRKTRRSRRKNCPIHSDRRGDEELEVCTDGDTMQVLATDTRAKARDPPAGLQVHASALSGTPVPQPPRPLPRMTLFCVAVLSYVYFVTPLSPYLSGLALGLALGFLLGLFLIRMGSSWCHCPGPPHTPPQTLLEERMLASATVCSKPQTLKGWMNQIQEYDPETYHPALTHSVFATLEGSHLRLDSPRTNISRRAMYDEKVLDATFVKSRSFQLAKSRVFLLPSVLARKRIWNPKYPICIQLAEGANSQGGDVGMSENLGGTETGPEHACKEKSFSEHVRDLPVTLYLFGRTGREKEEWFHHFLIAAKDTEMEKQHSGGCVSRSGDAASALNPSSASHLLSSVASSTEGNNYDADDPSPLASDSCAAHVSKPSATTKVLSVLDYHHYMTHLLAIEETTPLSSPGAGSLETSPTIKGSCTCEVAEQAGLSQTAWANALIGRIFWDFLQEKHWSNVVSHKIQKKLSKIRLPYFMNELSLTELDMGCSMPQISSTSRPELNQRGLWVELQLVYTGALQMTLQTKFNLSKLGKDGAQDTHRMTESPSPRPIFSVLADSDEESSSADSSDEEEQLVADPQGTVGEKGSTAPTDGTGAGKTGKKILRFVDKIAKSKYFQKATENEFIKKKFEEMSNTPLLLTVEVQELSGTLVINVPPPPTDRIWYSFSVPPKLDLHVRPKLGEREVTLCHVTEWIEKKLQDEFQKVFVLPNMDDIYLPLMHSGVDCLHAGQHQSSQSPQSPRSRSSSVESMERIPADLNQCLAD; via the exons ATGGCAGAGAGCGGAAAAAATGGAGACAAAAGAAGCAGTGAAGGTGGGGAGCCTCTGACTCCAGGCTGCTCCCCAGCATCCAAGAGGCACACTCCTCGAGGGATTGAGATCCACTTGACCGGTACAGAAGGACAATGGGACAGTCTGGATGACAGCGAGCTCATCTTCTCCCTTGACAATGAGGATGATTACCCCTCCATTTCTCTGTCCAAAGAGAGGCAGTGTTCTGTTGGGGATGACGGAGGTTTGCAATCCCAAACTTTCCACGTCCCTCTTTCACCTTCATCCCCTGGCTCTCTTGGCAACTGCACTAAAATCGGACCTAGTTTCCTCTCCCCAGGACCGTCTTCACCTAGCCAACGACCTCTTGCAAGCCTGGTCAAGTCTCTGTCCACAGAGCTGGAGCTCAAAGAAGGTTCCACCCTCAGACCCAAGCCCCTGCTCAACCTCGTCAAGTCGATCTCAACAGAGCTCTCCAGATCAGAGCCCGAGGTGTCTCAGTCCAAGTCAGACTCGCGTCTCAACCTCCACCTGTGGAAGCAGCTTACCCAAACAAAAACCCGCAGCAGTGGGGACTCCCGCACAGCGCCTCCATCTCCCAGCTCGCTGTCTCCAAGCGGAGAGGGTCTGAAAGGTGGTTTCTTTAAAATGGAGTTAGAGGACACCAAGAGGAAGCTTTCAGAGGCAGTTCACGAACCTCTGAGCAGCATGTTCAGTAAAATCATGCGAGAGGAGAGCGCAGGAAGTCCAAAACACCAGCGGTTGGGTGCAGGAAGCCCTAAAAGTCTGGTCCAGGACGGCAGTGTGGATATGGTTTTACCTGAGTCTCCAGTGGGCAGCTTGAGAAAACTAGATGGTGATATTTTACCTGTGTTTGATTGGCCTCCTGTGAGAAAGACTAGAAGAAGCCGCCGTAAAAACTGTCCCATACATTCCGACAGACGCGGGGATGAGGAGCTAGAGGTTTGCACAGATGGTGACACGATGCAGGTGTTAGCCACAGACACTCGAGCAAAAGCGAGAGATCCGCCCGCCGGCCTTCAGGTTCATGCATCAGCTCTCTCTGGAACTCCTGTTCCTCAGCCACCACGACCTCTTCCACGCATGACTTTATTCTGTGTGGCAGTGCTGTCCTATGTTTATTTCGTAACACCACTCAGTCCGTACCTGTCAGGCCTGGCGTTGGGCTTGGCTCTGGGGTTTTTGCTTGGATTGTTTCTCATTAGGATGGGTTCCTCCTGGTGTCACTGCCCAGGCCCTCCACATACACCACCACAAACACTGCTCGAAGAGAGGATGCTGGCGAGTGCGACTGTCTGCAGCAAGCCTCAGACTCTCAAG GGCTGGATGAATCAAATTCAGGAATACGATCCTGAAACCTACCATCCAGCTCTGACTCATTCTGTGTTTGCCACCCTGGAGGGATCCCATCTCCGTCTGGACTCGCCGCGTACCAACATCAGCCGCAGGGCCATGTATGATGAGAAAGTCCTCGATGCCACCTTTGTCAAGTCACGCTCCTTTCAACTTGCAAAGAGCAGA GTATTCCTACTGCCATCTGTTCTGGCTAGGAAGAGGATTTGGAATCCAAAGTATCCCATCTGTATCCAGCTGGCAGAGGGAGCAAATTCCCAGGGGGGTGACGTGGGAATGTCAGAGAATTTAGGGGGAACAGAGACAGGACCTGAACATGCATGTAAAGAAAAAAGCTTCTCCGAACATGTCCGTGATCTTCCCGTCACACTTTACCTCTTCGGACGTACGGGGCGAGAGAAAGAAGAGTGGTTCCATCACTTCCTGATCGCAGCCAAGGATacagagatggaaaaacagCATTCTGGCGGATGTGTGTCCAGATCGG GTGATGCAGCCTCAGCACTGAACCCTAGCTCAGCAAGTCATCTACTCAGCAGCGTTGCCTCCAGCACAGAGGGCAACAATTATGATGCCGATGACCCCAGCCCTCTTGCCTCAGACAGTTGTGCAGCTCACGTTAGTAAACCCTCTGCCACCACCAAGGTTCTATCAGTGCTGGATTACCACCATTACATGACTCATCTCCTGGCCATAGAGGAGACAACCCCACTCTCCAGTCCTGGAGCCGGCAGCCTAGAGACGAGCCCCACTATCAAAGGAAGT TGTACCTGTGAAGTAGCAGAACAGGCAGGATTGAGCCAAACCGCATGGGCTAATGCTCTAATTGGTCGAATCTTCTGGGATTTCCTGCAAGAAAAGCACTGGTCCAACGTGGTTTCTCACAAGATACAGAAGAAACTGAGCAAAATCAGA CTGCCTTACTTTATGAATGAGTTGAGTCTGACTGAGTTGGATATGGGATGTTCCATGCCTCAAATCTCTTCAACCTCAAGACCTGAACTCAACCAAAGAG GTCTGTGGGTTGAATTACAACTGGTCTACACTGGCGCTTTGCAGATGACTCTGCAGACTAAGTTCAACCTGTCCAAGCTGGGTAAAGATGGCGCTCAGGATACACACCGTATGACAGAAAGTCCCAGTCCAAG GCCTATCTTCAGTGTTTTGGCTGACAGTGATGAAGAGTCCTCCAGTGCTGATtcatctgatgaagaagagcagctTGTGGCTGATCCTCAGGGTACAGTTGGGGAGAAGGGATCTACAGCACCTACGGatgg GACCGGGGCCGGGAAGACTGGAAAGAAGATTTTGAGATTTGTGGACAAAATCGCAAAATCCAAATATTTCCAAAAGGCAACAGAGAATGAGTTCATAAAGAAGAAGTTTGAAGAGATGTCCAACACGCCTCTGCTGCTCACTGTGGAGGTGCAGGAGCTGTCAGGGACCCTGGTCATCAATGTGCCCCCACCTCCAACAGACAGGATATG GTACAGCTTTTCTGTGCCCCCCAAATTGGATCTGCATGTCCGTCCCAaactgggggagagggaggtgacTTTATGTCATGTGACTGAGTGGATTGAAAAGAAGCTCCAAGATGAATTccag AAAGTCTTTGTCCTGCCAAACATGGATGACATTTATTTACCCCTGATGCACTCGGGGGTGGACTGTCTTCACGCGGGGCAGCATCAGTCGTCGCAGTCGCCTCAGTCGCCGCGCTCTCGGAGCTCCTCCGTGGAATCCATGGAGAGAATTCCAGCAGACTTGAACCAGTGCCTCGCTGACTGA